Proteins from a single region of Hordeum vulgare subsp. vulgare chromosome 6H, MorexV3_pseudomolecules_assembly, whole genome shotgun sequence:
- the LOC123401452 gene encoding uncharacterized protein LOC123401452 isoform X2 yields the protein MARPEVAGSGTGRHGCGRDDNDGRRGEPPCDGPPPWRWSSFSIAASSTCLAAPWTHLAAAWSICCRRRLLALTRKEMPDWSRHGRGGGVPPASVCGSTSVAPSSDRKVSIMCDECMVASMEWPKITSYRLLTEKGTPVHVGMMRYLLCLFRVVNVDVVSKSWHFRIDLLLSSMMHQMQNTRVQY from the exons ATGGCGAGGCCAGAGGTGGCCGGATCTGGCACTG GTCGCCATGGTTGTGGACGGGATGACAACGATGGCAGGAGGGGCGAACCTCCGTGCGACGGGCCGCCTCCATGGAGATGGAGCTCCTTCTCCATCGCGGCCAGCTCGACTTGCCTCGCCGCTCCATGGACTCATCTCGCCGCCGCTTGGAGTATCTGCTGCCGTCGCCGCCTATTGGCCCTCACCAGGAAGGAGATGCCAGATTGGTCCAGGCacggccgcggcggaggagtgcCACCGGCCAGCGTGTGCGGCTCTACGTCCGTGGCACCATCCTCGGATAGAAAAG TTAGCATTATGTGTGATGAGTGCATGGTGGCCTCCATGGAATGGCCTAAAATCACAAGCTACAGACTTCTAACTGAGAAGGGCACCCCTGTACACGTTGGTATGATGAGATATCTTTTGTGTTTATTCAGAGTAGTCAATGTCGATGTTGTTTCAAAATCGTGGCATTTTCGCATCGATTTACTACTGTCATCCATGATGCATCAGATGCAGAACACAAGAGTCCAATACTAG
- the LOC123401452 gene encoding uncharacterized protein LOC123401452 isoform X4 has translation MARPEVAGSGTGKPLPSCAQFSSPSHLLLCSLFAGRHGCGRDDNDGRRGEPPCDGPPPWRWSSFSIAASSTCLAAPWTHLAAAWSICCRRRLLALTRKEMPDWSRHGRGGGVPPASVCGSTSVAPSSDRKVSIMCDECMVASMEWPKITSYRLLTEKGTPVHVGSA, from the exons ATGGCGAGGCCAGAGGTGGCCGGATCTGGCACTGGTAAGCCCCTCCCCTCCTGCGCGCAATTCTCCTCCCCATCTCACCTTCTCTTGTGTTCCCTTTTTGCAGGTCGCCATGGTTGTGGACGGGATGACAACGATGGCAGGAGGGGCGAACCTCCGTGCGACGGGCCGCCTCCATGGAGATGGAGCTCCTTCTCCATCGCGGCCAGCTCGACTTGCCTCGCCGCTCCATGGACTCATCTCGCCGCCGCTTGGAGTATCTGCTGCCGTCGCCGCCTATTGGCCCTCACCAGGAAGGAGATGCCAGATTGGTCCAGGCacggccgcggcggaggagtgcCACCGGCCAGCGTGTGCGGCTCTACGTCCGTGGCACCATCCTCGGATAGAAAAG TTAGCATTATGTGTGATGAGTGCATGGTGGCCTCCATGGAATGGCCTAAAATCACAAGCTACAGACTTCTAACTGAGAAGGGCACCCCTGTACACGTTG GGTCAGCCTAA
- the LOC123401452 gene encoding uncharacterized protein LOC123401452 isoform X5 — MARPEVAGSGTGKPLPSCAQFSSPSHLLLCSLFAGRHGCGRDDNDGRRGEPPCDGPPPWRWSSFSIAASSTCLAAPWTHLAAAWSICCRRRLLALTRKEMPDWSRHGRGGGVPPASVCGSTSVAPSSDRKDAIEEVHEEPFEVD; from the exons ATGGCGAGGCCAGAGGTGGCCGGATCTGGCACTGGTAAGCCCCTCCCCTCCTGCGCGCAATTCTCCTCCCCATCTCACCTTCTCTTGTGTTCCCTTTTTGCAGGTCGCCATGGTTGTGGACGGGATGACAACGATGGCAGGAGGGGCGAACCTCCGTGCGACGGGCCGCCTCCATGGAGATGGAGCTCCTTCTCCATCGCGGCCAGCTCGACTTGCCTCGCCGCTCCATGGACTCATCTCGCCGCCGCTTGGAGTATCTGCTGCCGTCGCCGCCTATTGGCCCTCACCAGGAAGGAGATGCCAGATTGGTCCAGGCacggccgcggcggaggagtgcCACCGGCCAGCGTGTGCGGCTCTACGTCCGTGGCACCATCCTCGGATAGAAAAG ATGCAATAGAGGAGGTGCATGAAGAACCGTTTGAAGTTGATTAA
- the LOC123401452 gene encoding uncharacterized protein LOC123401452 isoform X3 — protein sequence MARPEVAGSGTGRHGCGRDDNDGRRGEPPCDGPPPWRWSSFSIAASSTCLAAPWTHLAAAWSICCRRRLLALTRKEMPDWSRHGRGGGVPPASVCGSTSVAPSSDRKVSIMCDECMVASMEWPKITSYRLLTEKGTPVHVDAEHKSPILAGLPYAHAHHMFVEMLER from the exons ATGGCGAGGCCAGAGGTGGCCGGATCTGGCACTG GTCGCCATGGTTGTGGACGGGATGACAACGATGGCAGGAGGGGCGAACCTCCGTGCGACGGGCCGCCTCCATGGAGATGGAGCTCCTTCTCCATCGCGGCCAGCTCGACTTGCCTCGCCGCTCCATGGACTCATCTCGCCGCCGCTTGGAGTATCTGCTGCCGTCGCCGCCTATTGGCCCTCACCAGGAAGGAGATGCCAGATTGGTCCAGGCacggccgcggcggaggagtgcCACCGGCCAGCGTGTGCGGCTCTACGTCCGTGGCACCATCCTCGGATAGAAAAG TTAGCATTATGTGTGATGAGTGCATGGTGGCCTCCATGGAATGGCCTAAAATCACAAGCTACAGACTTCTAACTGAGAAGGGCACCCCTGTACACGTTG ATGCAGAACACAAGAGTCCAATACTAGCAGGTTTGCCATACGCTCATGCCCATCATATGTTTGTTGAAATGCTCGAGAGATAG
- the LOC123401452 gene encoding uncharacterized protein LOC123401452 isoform X1, with amino-acid sequence MARPEVAGSGTGKPLPSCAQFSSPSHLLLCSLFAGRHGCGRDDNDGRRGEPPCDGPPPWRWSSFSIAASSTCLAAPWTHLAAAWSICCRRRLLALTRKEMPDWSRHGRGGGVPPASVCGSTSVAPSSDRKVSIMCDECMVASMEWPKITSYRLLTEKGTPVHVDAEHKSPILAGLPYAHAHHMFVEMLER; translated from the exons ATGGCGAGGCCAGAGGTGGCCGGATCTGGCACTGGTAAGCCCCTCCCCTCCTGCGCGCAATTCTCCTCCCCATCTCACCTTCTCTTGTGTTCCCTTTTTGCAGGTCGCCATGGTTGTGGACGGGATGACAACGATGGCAGGAGGGGCGAACCTCCGTGCGACGGGCCGCCTCCATGGAGATGGAGCTCCTTCTCCATCGCGGCCAGCTCGACTTGCCTCGCCGCTCCATGGACTCATCTCGCCGCCGCTTGGAGTATCTGCTGCCGTCGCCGCCTATTGGCCCTCACCAGGAAGGAGATGCCAGATTGGTCCAGGCacggccgcggcggaggagtgcCACCGGCCAGCGTGTGCGGCTCTACGTCCGTGGCACCATCCTCGGATAGAAAAG TTAGCATTATGTGTGATGAGTGCATGGTGGCCTCCATGGAATGGCCTAAAATCACAAGCTACAGACTTCTAACTGAGAAGGGCACCCCTGTACACGTTG ATGCAGAACACAAGAGTCCAATACTAGCAGGTTTGCCATACGCTCATGCCCATCATATGTTTGTTGAAATGCTCGAGAGATAG